A stretch of the Alosa alosa isolate M-15738 ecotype Scorff River chromosome 16, AALO_Geno_1.1, whole genome shotgun sequence genome encodes the following:
- the ccdc153 gene encoding coiled-coil domain-containing protein 153, which yields MPPKKKGKEKTKKKQNNEGNEMEEKYRRSLLDVSVLKEHLALRTDVALQAHSSREELRRRLRQLERDLSRERTDKRDITADLNRRHRIMQTDMEAKISQLEIKVITLQQQLAQCRGELRDEREAHIRLKEEKEAIISDLQSKLDNMEAEYEKILHGSLDGLLTHLMEVRGSWEEESAHIHQEFKDILKDFGLNPLQV from the exons ATGCCACCAAAAAAGAAGGGGAAAGAGAAGACCAAGAAGAAACAGAACAATGAAG GAaatgagatggaggagaagtaTAGGCGGAGTCTTCTGGATGTGTCTGTTCTTAAGGAACACCTTG CCTTAAGGACAGATGTGGCTCTGCAGGCACACTCCTCCAGGGAGGAGCTGAGGAGGCGACTGAGGCAGCTGGAGAGGGATCTCTCTCGGGAGAGAACAGACAAGAGGGATATCACAGCAG ATCTTAACCGCCGGCACAGAATAATGCAGACGGATATGGAGGCCAAAATTAGTCAACTGGAGATCAAGGTTATCACTCTTCAGCAGCAACTGG CGCAGTGTCGTGGGGAACTGCGAGACGAGAGGGAAGCTCACATACGGttgaaagaagaaaaagaggccATTATCAGTGACCTGCAAAGCAAGCTGGACAACATGGAGGCCGAATACGAGAAAATCTTACAT GGAAGCCTGGATGGTCTCCTGACTCACCTGATGGAGGTACGAGGTTcatgggaggaggagagtgccCACATCCATCAGGAGTTCAAGGATATCCTCAAGGACTTTGGGCTGAATCCACTTCAGGTCTAA